The following coding sequences lie in one Nocardioides sambongensis genomic window:
- the soxR gene encoding redox-sensitive transcriptional activator SoxR: MALTIGQLAERAGVATSAIRYYESKGLVASERTTGNQRRYASATLRRVAFIRAAQQVGLSLEEIAAALATLPEERTPTKADWHRISRDWRPRLDEQIRRIELLRGRLDSCIGCGCLSLKSCSLMNPGDEAAERGTGAVLLEP; the protein is encoded by the coding sequence GTGGCCCTCACCATCGGACAGCTCGCCGAACGTGCCGGCGTGGCGACCAGCGCGATCCGCTACTACGAGTCCAAGGGCCTGGTCGCCTCCGAGCGGACCACCGGCAACCAGCGGCGCTACGCCAGCGCGACCCTGCGCCGGGTCGCCTTCATCCGCGCCGCGCAGCAGGTCGGACTGTCCCTGGAGGAGATCGCCGCCGCGCTCGCGACACTGCCCGAGGAGCGCACCCCGACGAAGGCCGACTGGCACCGGATCAGCCGCGACTGGCGGCCCCGCCTGGACGAGCAGATCCGACGCATCGAGCTGCTCCGTGGGCGGCTGGACAGCTGCATCGGGTGCGGCTGCCTGAGCCTGAAGAGCTGCTCGCTGATGAACCCCGGCGACGAGGCCGCCGAGCGCGGCACCGGCGCGGTGCTGCTGGAGCCCTGA
- a CDS encoding succinic semialdehyde dehydrogenase produces MTEVYTGEALVELPQSTPADIEEAFARAREAQRLWAQWPLARRLEVFDRAHTLLVDNAHTTADLLQAESGKNRRMAIEETCDPPMVISHYLKRAPKVLAPTKRGGPIPFVSSSTEVHVPKGVVGIIAPWNFPFATGLSDAIPALMAGNGVVVKPDNKTALSPLFGIRLLEEAGLPEGLFQVVCGEGPDVGPTLIDSADYVMFTGSTATGRVIGERAGRNLIGCCLELGGKNPMIVLDDVDVDEWLEGAAFGVFGNTGQICMHIERIYLPEARYDELRDAFVQRAATMTMGAAYDFGPELGSLVSPDHCERVASHVEDAVAKGATVLTGGRARPDVGPAFFEPTVLEGVTKEMLAGCTETFGPVVALHPYRSVDEAVRLANDTDYGLNASVWGTDLERAETVAARIESGNVNINDALATAYASKGTPSGGVKNSGVGARHGDQGLLKYTDVKNVAVLRKQVLGARPGQDYDAYVKQMLSSLKLMKRLRVR; encoded by the coding sequence CTGACCGAGGTCTACACCGGTGAGGCGCTGGTCGAGCTGCCGCAGTCGACGCCGGCCGACATCGAGGAGGCGTTCGCCAGGGCCCGCGAGGCGCAGCGGCTGTGGGCGCAGTGGCCGCTGGCCAGGCGGCTCGAGGTCTTCGACCGCGCCCACACGCTGCTGGTCGACAACGCGCACACCACCGCCGACCTGCTCCAGGCCGAGAGCGGCAAGAACCGGCGGATGGCGATCGAGGAGACCTGCGACCCGCCGATGGTGATCAGCCACTACCTCAAGCGCGCGCCGAAGGTGCTCGCGCCGACGAAGCGCGGCGGCCCGATCCCGTTCGTCTCGAGCTCGACCGAGGTGCACGTGCCCAAGGGCGTCGTCGGGATCATCGCGCCGTGGAACTTCCCGTTCGCGACCGGCCTCTCGGACGCGATCCCGGCGCTGATGGCGGGCAACGGCGTGGTGGTGAAGCCGGACAACAAGACCGCGCTGTCCCCGCTCTTCGGGATCCGGCTGCTGGAGGAGGCGGGCCTGCCCGAGGGGCTGTTCCAGGTGGTCTGCGGCGAGGGGCCCGACGTCGGGCCGACCCTGATCGACAGCGCCGACTACGTGATGTTCACCGGCTCCACGGCCACCGGCCGGGTGATCGGCGAGCGCGCCGGGCGCAACCTGATCGGCTGCTGTCTCGAGCTCGGCGGCAAGAACCCGATGATCGTGCTCGACGACGTCGACGTCGACGAGTGGCTCGAGGGCGCGGCGTTCGGCGTCTTCGGCAACACCGGTCAGATCTGCATGCACATCGAGCGGATCTACCTCCCCGAGGCCCGCTACGACGAGCTGCGCGACGCGTTCGTGCAGCGAGCCGCCACGATGACGATGGGCGCGGCGTACGACTTCGGACCCGAGCTCGGCTCGCTGGTCTCGCCGGACCACTGCGAGCGGGTCGCCTCCCACGTCGAGGACGCCGTCGCGAAGGGTGCCACCGTGCTGACCGGGGGCCGCGCCCGCCCCGACGTGGGCCCGGCCTTCTTCGAGCCCACCGTGCTCGAGGGTGTCACCAAGGAGATGCTCGCCGGTTGCACGGAGACCTTCGGCCCGGTGGTGGCGCTGCACCCCTACCGGAGCGTCGACGAGGCGGTCCGGCTGGCCAACGACACCGACTACGGGCTCAACGCCTCGGTGTGGGGCACCGATCTGGAACGGGCCGAGACGGTGGCGGCGCGGATCGAGTCCGGCAACGTCAACATCAACGACGCCCTGGCCACCGCCTACGCCTCCAAGGGCACGCCGTCGGGCGGGGTGAAGAACTCCGGGGTCGGTGCCCGCCACGGCGACCAGGGGCTGCTGAAGTACACCGACGTGAA
- a CDS encoding ATP-dependent DNA ligase yields the protein MDLPVMPPVQPMLAKAVKGVPDPARLDPLGLSFEPKWDGFRCLVFRDGDEVELTSRNTKPLTRYFPELVAAIREQLPRRCVLDGEIFVASTVRDGKGRLEFEVLQERIHPAESRITLLAEQTPASFVAFDLLALDDTSFLDRPFHERRAALADALGHLDATGPCHLTRTSTDPVVAEEWFHTFEGAGLDGVIAKPMSAPYAPNARTMLKIKHERTADVVLAGYREHKTSTAEKPLIGSLLLGLYEDGELQHIGVSASFTAARRAELFAELQELVVPIAEHPWGAGRSS from the coding sequence GTGGACCTGCCAGTGATGCCGCCCGTCCAGCCGATGCTCGCCAAGGCGGTCAAGGGCGTGCCGGACCCGGCCCGGCTCGACCCCCTCGGGCTCTCCTTCGAGCCGAAGTGGGACGGCTTCCGCTGCCTGGTGTTCCGCGACGGCGACGAGGTCGAGCTGACCAGCCGGAACACCAAGCCGCTGACCCGCTACTTCCCCGAGCTGGTGGCCGCGATCCGCGAGCAGCTGCCCCGCCGCTGCGTGCTCGACGGCGAGATCTTCGTGGCCTCCACGGTCCGCGACGGGAAGGGACGGCTGGAGTTCGAGGTGCTGCAGGAGCGGATCCACCCGGCCGAGTCCCGGATCACCCTGCTCGCCGAGCAGACGCCCGCCAGCTTCGTCGCCTTCGACCTGCTCGCCCTCGACGACACCAGCTTCCTCGACCGCCCCTTCCACGAACGCCGGGCGGCGCTGGCCGACGCGCTCGGCCACCTCGACGCGACCGGCCCGTGCCACCTGACCCGCACCAGCACCGACCCCGTCGTCGCCGAGGAGTGGTTCCACACCTTCGAAGGAGCAGGTCTGGACGGGGTGATCGCGAAGCCGATGAGCGCGCCGTACGCACCCAACGCGCGGACCATGCTCAAGATCAAGCACGAGCGGACCGCCGACGTGGTGCTCGCCGGCTACCGGGAGCACAAGACCAGCACCGCCGAGAAGCCCCTGATCGGCTCCCTGCTCCTGGGCCTCTACGAGGACGGCGAGCTGCAGCACATCGGGGTGTCGGCGTCGTTCACCGCGGCCCGTCGCGCCGAGCTCTTCGCCGAGCTGCAGGAGCTGGTGGTCCCGATCGCCGAGCACCCGTGGGGCGCTGGCAGGAGTTCCTGA
- the pdxY gene encoding pyridoxal kinase — MILDAVARVKAANPEATYTCDPVMGNAKSGCFVNPEIPPIICERVVPVADIVTPNQFELGFITGRDALGEPSPLAEILAAADQVRAMGPGTVLITSVDREETPEDVIEMIAVTEAGAWSVTTPRLPLKANGSGDVTAALFTAHLHTTGSPAQALGRTAASIFGVLEETLTSGERELQIVAAQEVIANPPERFEVTRVR; from the coding sequence GTGATCCTGGACGCCGTGGCGCGGGTGAAGGCGGCCAACCCGGAGGCGACGTACACCTGCGACCCGGTGATGGGCAACGCCAAGTCGGGCTGCTTCGTGAACCCGGAGATCCCCCCGATCATCTGCGAGCGGGTGGTCCCGGTCGCCGACATCGTCACGCCGAACCAGTTCGAGCTCGGCTTCATCACGGGCCGCGACGCGCTCGGCGAGCCCTCGCCGCTGGCCGAGATCCTGGCCGCCGCCGACCAGGTCCGCGCGATGGGCCCGGGCACCGTGCTGATCACCTCGGTCGACCGCGAGGAGACCCCCGAGGACGTGATCGAGATGATCGCGGTGACCGAGGCGGGAGCGTGGTCGGTGACCACACCGCGGCTGCCGCTCAAGGCCAACGGCTCCGGCGACGTCACCGCCGCACTGTTCACCGCCCACCTGCACACCACCGGCTCCCCCGCCCAGGCGCTCGGGCGGACCGCCGCGTCGATCTTCGGGGTGCTGGAGGAGACGCTGACCTCCGGCGAGCGCGAGCTGCAGATCGTCGCCGCGCAGGAGGTCATCGCGAACCCGCCGGAGCGGTTCGAGGTCACCCGGGTGCGCTGA
- the msrB gene encoding peptide-methionine (R)-S-oxide reductase MsrB gives MAYNVDKSDAEWRAELSPEEYQVLREAGTERAFTGEYTDTETTGIYRCKACQAKLFESDTKFHSGCGWPSFYQPISDTIEYLEDDSHGMKRVEVRCANCGSHLGHVFPDGYGTPTGDRYCINSISLTLESDDA, from the coding sequence ATGGCTTACAACGTCGACAAGTCGGACGCCGAGTGGCGCGCGGAGCTGTCCCCGGAGGAGTACCAGGTGCTCCGCGAGGCCGGCACCGAGCGGGCGTTCACCGGTGAGTACACCGACACCGAGACCACCGGCATCTACCGCTGCAAGGCCTGCCAGGCGAAGCTCTTCGAGTCCGACACCAAGTTCCACTCCGGGTGCGGCTGGCCGAGCTTCTACCAGCCGATCAGCGACACGATCGAGTACCTCGAGGACGACTCGCACGGGATGAAGCGGGTCGAGGTCCGCTGTGCCAACTGCGGCTCCCACCTAGGCCACGTCTTCCCCGACGGCTACGGCACGCCCACCGGCGACCGCTACTGCATCAACTCGATCAGCCTCACCCTGGAGTCCGACGACGCCTGA
- a CDS encoding carbohydrate kinase family protein gives MQILSVQSSVAYGHVGNSAAVFPLQRLGHEVWPVFTVHFSNHTGYGAWRGPLLDPADVREVIVGIEERGVLPSVDAVLSGYQGSPRSPT, from the coding sequence ATGCAGATCCTGTCGGTGCAGTCCTCGGTGGCCTACGGCCACGTCGGCAACTCCGCGGCGGTCTTTCCGCTGCAGCGGCTCGGGCACGAGGTGTGGCCGGTCTTCACCGTGCACTTCTCCAACCACACCGGGTACGGCGCCTGGCGCGGCCCGCTGCTCGACCCGGCCGACGTCCGTGAGGTCATCGTCGGCATCGAGGAGCGCGGCGTGCTCCCCTCGGTCGACGCGGTCCTCTCCGGCTACCAGGGCTCCCCGCGGTCGCCGACGTGA
- the ligD gene encoding non-homologous end-joining DNA ligase LigD: MAKTPAATVQAGEREVRVSSPDRVIYEATDRTPEVTKLQVAQYFAAVEDGLMRALRDRPTALERWPSGVREGFKLATGPQDRNAEAFYQKRVPKGAPDYLETARIAFPSGRGPTRSARRRSRCRSGAPRWGR, encoded by the coding sequence ATGGCCAAGACCCCCGCGGCGACCGTCCAGGCAGGCGAGCGTGAGGTCCGGGTCTCCAGCCCCGACCGGGTGATCTACGAGGCGACCGACCGCACGCCGGAGGTCACCAAGCTGCAGGTCGCGCAGTACTTCGCCGCCGTCGAGGACGGACTGATGCGAGCGCTGCGGGACCGTCCGACCGCCCTGGAGCGGTGGCCGTCCGGCGTCCGCGAGGGCTTCAAGCTGGCCACCGGACCGCAGGACCGGAACGCCGAGGCGTTCTACCAGAAGCGGGTGCCGAAGGGGGCGCCGGACTACCTGGAGACCGCCCGGATCGCCTTCCCCTCCGGGCGGGGGCCGACGAGGTCTGCCCGACGGAGATCGCGGTGCCGGTCTGGTGCGCCCAGATGGGGACGCTGA
- a CDS encoding GMC family oxidoreductase, with the protein MAKRAVARDRYSNEADYVVVGSGSSGSIVAGRLAESGASVILLEAGKSDDKGMHGYFTKKPGMIGPMHSEPSLEAKFDWGYRSVPQPGLDGRRMPAPRGKVVGGSSSVNGMVYVRGNRANYDSWAAEGNAGWSADEVNAAFKRYEDFEDGENEYRGAGGPIKIGRKKKPQEATLQFIQSTADTLGVKILDDYNAAEQEGIARMQQNAVGGLRYSSSRGYVHHLNPPTLELQTEVLATRVVIENGRATGVEVLDQGKKGGTRRLIRAAKEVILSAGFINTPQLLMVSGVGPADHLAGLGIDVLADLPVGDNLHDHMFHPMSFHVPSVEYQGNPWTFAKGVLRDRTIGGSFLDDSVFESVGFVRSSLAQDIPDIQLHALPWIYPSPPTDEPVRHMPDPRPGLTVFSTLIYPKSRGTIRLASSDVTVAPLIDYGYQTHPDDVEVLAQGSEMIREIMAGAAFGGGVKAEIHPGPELGNGKDLRVALKQRSISVYHGVGTCRMGVDERAVVGPDLKVRGVEGLRVADASIMPSITGGNTNAPCYMIGERATDFILGRA; encoded by the coding sequence ATGGCCAAGCGCGCAGTAGCGAGGGACCGGTACAGCAACGAGGCCGACTACGTGGTGGTCGGATCGGGCAGCTCCGGCTCGATCGTGGCCGGCCGGCTCGCGGAGTCCGGCGCGTCCGTGATCCTGCTCGAGGCCGGCAAGTCCGACGACAAGGGCATGCACGGCTACTTCACCAAGAAGCCCGGGATGATCGGCCCGATGCACTCCGAGCCGAGCCTGGAGGCGAAGTTCGACTGGGGCTACCGCTCGGTGCCCCAGCCGGGTCTCGACGGCCGCCGGATGCCGGCGCCCCGGGGCAAGGTCGTCGGCGGCTCGTCGTCGGTCAACGGCATGGTCTACGTGCGCGGCAACCGCGCCAACTACGACTCCTGGGCGGCCGAGGGCAACGCCGGTTGGTCGGCCGACGAGGTGAACGCGGCGTTCAAGCGCTACGAGGACTTCGAGGACGGCGAGAACGAGTACCGCGGCGCCGGCGGCCCGATCAAGATCGGCCGCAAGAAGAAGCCGCAGGAGGCCACCCTCCAGTTCATCCAGTCGACCGCCGACACCCTCGGCGTGAAGATCCTCGACGACTACAACGCGGCCGAGCAGGAGGGCATCGCCCGGATGCAGCAGAACGCCGTCGGCGGACTGCGCTACTCCTCCTCCCGCGGCTACGTGCACCACCTCAACCCGCCCACCCTCGAGCTGCAGACCGAGGTGCTGGCCACCCGCGTCGTCATCGAGAACGGCCGGGCCACCGGGGTCGAGGTCCTCGACCAGGGGAAGAAGGGCGGGACCCGTCGGCTGATCCGGGCCGCCAAGGAGGTGATCCTCAGTGCCGGCTTCATCAACACCCCGCAGCTGCTGATGGTCTCCGGTGTCGGCCCGGCCGACCACCTGGCCGGCCTCGGCATCGACGTGCTGGCCGACCTGCCGGTCGGTGACAACCTGCACGACCACATGTTCCACCCGATGTCCTTCCACGTGCCGAGCGTGGAGTACCAGGGCAACCCGTGGACCTTCGCCAAGGGCGTGTTGCGTGACCGCACCATCGGCGGCTCGTTCCTCGACGACTCCGTCTTCGAGTCGGTCGGCTTCGTGCGCAGCTCGCTGGCTCAGGACATCCCGGACATCCAGCTCCACGCGCTCCCGTGGATCTACCCGAGCCCGCCGACCGACGAGCCGGTCCGGCACATGCCCGACCCGCGGCCGGGGCTGACCGTCTTCTCGACGCTGATCTATCCCAAGAGTCGCGGCACCATCCGGCTCGCCTCCTCCGACGTCACCGTCGCACCGCTGATCGACTACGGCTACCAGACGCACCCCGACGACGTCGAGGTGCTCGCCCAGGGCAGCGAGATGATCCGGGAGATCATGGCCGGGGCCGCGTTCGGCGGCGGGGTGAAGGCCGAGATCCACCCCGGCCCCGAGCTCGGCAACGGCAAGGACCTGCGGGTCGCCCTCAAGCAGCGCTCGATCTCGGTCTACCACGGCGTCGGCACCTGCCGGATGGGCGTGGACGAGCGCGCCGTCGTCGGTCCCGACCTCAAGGTCCGCGGCGTCGAGGGGCTGCGCGTCGCCGACGCCTCGATCATGCCGAGCATCACCGGCGGCAACACCAACGCGCCCTGTTACATGATCGGCGAGCGCGCCACCGACTTCATCCTCGGGAGGGCGTGA
- a CDS encoding sensor histidine kinase gives MDQPTGRTSGRPALGVLILPALCVLLVPAAAWLDSLAPASGPGVEIAAGDGWAWALMGALLGVLAGIVLIHDRRQLFGWVLAGFGLFWSLDGFAQSYIHAGLTSTGAWPGMTLALWFLNRFGAYLTVVTAVLLMVFPTGRFLPGRWAVACRVAVALMVSAGLTFLVIPSAGRMRAQLPPDVDPDPTSIDALAGVADTLVSISLATMVSTLVFALVTVFVRYRRSQGAARDQMRWLAWSAVVLLVAVPAGAVFQVPGIDYLTLLLVTVLPPAAMTVAIVRPSVLPIQELLGRTVVLAVVVAVLVAADALVLAALTLLLDDELTQAQVVAVVLAVAVLLYGPLRFRLSAAVRRRILGERGRRYDAVAGLASTLESTDDASDQLGAVASAVAAAFGVTFVSVEVDRGPDDRVVVTHGSRPDAVRLLPIAYRGRPVGRLVLPARGLRSRLSARDERLLGDLVRQAATAVRTAQLAEELQRSRERLVAAREEERRRIRRDLHDGLGPTLSGIVFAVDAARITLDRDPAGAADQLAAVSAQAQEVVADVRRLVHDLRPPALDDRGLVGALRQQAEALAVPLRVRVADDVPAPLPAAVEVAAFRIAGEALVNVSRHAEAASAALCLERDGADLVLVVADDGVGIAAEAVAGVGLVSMRERAEELGGSLDVSCPEPRGTRVRVRLPLGASVVHEGSR, from the coding sequence GTGGACCAGCCGACCGGCCGCACCAGCGGCCGCCCCGCCCTCGGCGTGTTGATCCTGCCCGCACTCTGCGTCCTGCTGGTCCCCGCCGCCGCCTGGCTCGACTCGCTGGCACCCGCGAGCGGTCCGGGCGTGGAGATCGCGGCCGGCGACGGCTGGGCCTGGGCCCTGATGGGGGCGCTGCTCGGGGTGCTCGCCGGGATCGTGCTGATCCACGACCGGCGCCAGCTCTTCGGCTGGGTGCTGGCCGGCTTCGGGCTGTTCTGGTCGCTCGACGGGTTCGCACAGAGCTACATCCACGCCGGGTTGACCTCCACCGGCGCCTGGCCGGGGATGACGCTCGCACTCTGGTTCCTGAACCGGTTCGGCGCCTACCTCACCGTGGTGACCGCGGTCCTGCTGATGGTGTTCCCCACCGGCCGCTTCCTGCCCGGCCGCTGGGCCGTCGCGTGCCGGGTCGCCGTGGCGCTGATGGTCAGCGCCGGGCTGACCTTCCTGGTGATCCCGTCCGCGGGCCGGATGCGCGCGCAGCTGCCGCCCGACGTCGATCCCGACCCGACCTCGATCGACGCCCTCGCCGGGGTCGCCGACACCTTGGTCTCGATCTCGCTGGCGACGATGGTCTCCACGCTGGTGTTCGCGCTGGTGACCGTCTTCGTGCGCTACCGCAGGTCGCAGGGGGCCGCGCGCGACCAGATGCGCTGGCTGGCGTGGAGCGCGGTGGTGCTGCTGGTCGCGGTGCCGGCCGGTGCGGTCTTCCAGGTCCCCGGCATCGACTACCTCACCCTGCTGCTGGTCACCGTGCTCCCGCCGGCGGCGATGACCGTGGCGATCGTCCGCCCGTCCGTGCTGCCGATCCAGGAGCTGCTCGGCCGCACCGTCGTGCTCGCCGTGGTCGTCGCGGTCCTGGTCGCCGCGGACGCGCTGGTGCTCGCGGCGCTCACCCTGCTCCTCGACGACGAGCTCACCCAGGCACAGGTCGTCGCCGTGGTCCTGGCCGTGGCGGTGCTCCTCTACGGTCCGCTGCGCTTCCGGCTCTCCGCGGCCGTGCGCCGCCGGATCCTCGGCGAGCGCGGCCGGCGGTACGACGCCGTGGCCGGCCTCGCTTCCACCCTGGAGTCCACCGACGACGCCTCCGACCAGCTGGGGGCGGTCGCCTCCGCGGTGGCCGCGGCGTTCGGCGTCACCTTCGTCAGCGTCGAGGTCGACCGCGGGCCCGACGACCGGGTCGTGGTCACCCACGGGTCCCGCCCCGACGCGGTCCGGCTGCTCCCGATCGCCTACCGCGGCCGGCCGGTCGGTCGCCTGGTGCTGCCCGCCCGCGGCCTGCGCAGCCGCCTCTCCGCCCGCGACGAGCGGCTGCTCGGCGACCTGGTCCGCCAGGCCGCGACCGCGGTCCGCACCGCACAGCTGGCCGAGGAGCTGCAGCGCAGCCGCGAGCGCCTCGTCGCCGCCCGCGAGGAGGAGCGCCGCCGGATCCGGCGCGACCTGCACGACGGGCTGGGGCCCACGCTCAGCGGGATCGTCTTCGCCGTCGACGCCGCGCGGATCACGCTGGACCGGGACCCTGCGGGTGCCGCGGACCAGCTCGCCGCGGTCAGCGCCCAGGCGCAGGAGGTGGTCGCCGACGTGCGCCGGCTGGTGCACGACCTGCGGCCGCCCGCGCTCGACGACCGCGGCCTGGTCGGCGCGCTGCGGCAGCAGGCCGAGGCGCTCGCGGTGCCGCTGCGGGTCCGGGTCGCGGACGACGTACCGGCCCCGTTGCCGGCGGCGGTCGAGGTCGCCGCGTTCCGGATCGCCGGCGAGGCGCTGGTCAACGTGTCCCGGCACGCCGAGGCCGCCAGCGCCGCGCTGTGCCTGGAGCGGGACGGTGCCGACCTGGTCCTGGTGGTGGCCGACGACGGCGTCGGCATCGCCGCGGAGGCGGTGGCCGGCGTCGGGCTGGTGAGCATGCGGGAGCGCGCCGAGGAGCTGGGCGGATCGCTGGACGTCAGCTGCCCGGAGCCGCGCGGCACCCGGGTCCGGGTCCGGCTGCCGCTGGGAGCCAGCGTGGTGCACGAGGGGAGCCGATGA
- the hemQ gene encoding hydrogen peroxide-dependent heme synthase, which translates to MSDAPAEQNDPQADIKSNAARINELNATIRYTMWSVFALETPFGPGSDADRKAELAELEELLAELAAEDVVVRGLYDVAGLRADADLMVWWHAADSDQLQRAYHRLRRTAFGSRLAPVWSQMALHRPAEFNRSHLPAFLADERSHAYVAVYPFVRSFEWYLLDDAERRRLLAEHGQMARGYPDVRANTVPSFALGDYEWMLAFEADDLSRIVDLMRHLRGSETRRHVREEVPFYTGRRVEAADYLAELP; encoded by the coding sequence ATGAGCGACGCCCCCGCCGAGCAGAACGACCCGCAGGCCGACATCAAGTCGAACGCCGCGAGGATCAACGAGCTCAACGCGACGATCCGCTACACGATGTGGTCGGTCTTCGCCCTGGAGACCCCCTTCGGGCCCGGCAGCGACGCGGACCGCAAGGCCGAGCTGGCCGAGCTCGAGGAGCTCCTCGCCGAGCTGGCCGCCGAGGACGTGGTGGTCCGCGGCCTGTACGACGTCGCCGGCCTGCGCGCCGACGCGGACCTGATGGTGTGGTGGCACGCCGCGGACAGCGACCAGCTGCAGCGGGCGTACCACCGGCTGCGTCGTACCGCCTTCGGGTCGCGGCTGGCGCCGGTGTGGTCCCAGATGGCGCTGCACCGCCCCGCCGAGTTCAACCGCAGCCACCTGCCGGCCTTCCTGGCCGACGAGCGCAGCCACGCCTACGTCGCGGTCTACCCCTTCGTCCGCTCGTTCGAGTGGTACCTCCTCGACGACGCCGAGCGCCGCCGGCTGCTCGCCGAGCACGGCCAGATGGCGCGCGGCTACCCGGACGTGCGGGCCAACACGGTGCCCAGCTTCGCGCTCGGCGACTACGAGTGGATGCTGGCGTTCGAGGCCGACGACCTGAGCCGGATCGTCGACCTGATGCGTCACCTGCGGGGCTCGGAGACCCGTCGCCACGTGCGCGAGGAGGTGCCGTTCTACACCGGTCGCCGGGTGGAGGCGGCCGACTACCTCGCCGAGCTGCCCTGA
- a CDS encoding response regulator transcription factor — protein sequence MTEDVSSVDRAAPITVVVVDDHRIVRDGLRALLAALPGIAVVGVAADGREAIHVVGESAPDVVVMDIQMPELDGIEATRFLVGRRPDLRVVMLTMNEDDETLLAAVRAGAVGYLLKGAGADEVERAVRAAAGGGMVFGAALAARVAAFFSGFTPGPAVAAEPFPDLSEREREVLGLLAGGRSNDQIAAALHVSNKTVRNAVSAIYAKLHASGRAEAIVKAREAGYGRSEE from the coding sequence ATGACCGAGGACGTGTCGAGCGTGGACCGGGCCGCACCGATCACGGTGGTGGTGGTCGACGACCACCGCATCGTCCGCGACGGACTGCGGGCGCTGCTGGCCGCGCTGCCGGGGATCGCCGTCGTCGGGGTGGCGGCCGACGGTCGTGAGGCGATCCACGTGGTGGGGGAGAGCGCACCGGACGTGGTGGTGATGGACATCCAGATGCCGGAGCTCGACGGCATCGAGGCGACCCGCTTCCTGGTCGGCCGTCGACCCGACCTACGGGTGGTGATGCTGACCATGAACGAGGACGACGAGACTCTCCTGGCCGCGGTCCGGGCCGGGGCGGTCGGCTACCTGCTCAAGGGCGCCGGGGCCGACGAGGTGGAGCGGGCGGTCCGTGCCGCCGCCGGCGGCGGCATGGTCTTCGGCGCCGCGCTGGCCGCGCGGGTCGCCGCGTTCTTCAGCGGGTTCACGCCGGGACCGGCGGTGGCGGCCGAGCCCTTCCCCGACCTCAGCGAGCGGGAGCGGGAGGTGCTCGGCCTGCTCGCCGGGGGACGCTCCAACGACCAGATCGCCGCCGCGCTCCACGTCTCCAACAAGACCGTGCGCAACGCCGTCTCGGCGATCTACGCCAAGCTGCACGCCAGCGGCCGGGCCGAGGCCATCGTGAAGGCACGTGAAGCCGGTTACGGCCGGTCCGAGGAGTGA
- a CDS encoding DNA polymerase domain-containing protein, with protein sequence MPVWCAQMGTLTFHPWPVRRTDAPASLDHPDELRIDLDPQPGTTFTDAVRVAGLAAELLDELGLRGYPKTSGNRGVHIYVRIRPEWEFTDVRHAAIGFGRELARRDEQVTTAWWKEERGERIFVDFNQNNRDRTIASAYSLRPVLGATVSTPMTWSELAGVSDPRDFHLFSVPDRLADGDPWATVDDEAFSLQPLLDLWEEQVAAGEGELNFPPDYPKMPGEPPRVQPSKKREDHWDADGNRLEGA encoded by the coding sequence GTGCCGGTCTGGTGCGCCCAGATGGGGACGCTGACCTTCCACCCCTGGCCGGTACGGCGCACCGACGCCCCGGCGAGCCTGGACCACCCCGACGAGCTGCGGATCGACCTCGACCCCCAGCCCGGCACCACCTTCACCGACGCGGTCCGGGTGGCCGGTCTGGCAGCCGAGCTCCTCGACGAGCTCGGCCTGCGCGGCTACCCGAAGACCTCCGGCAACCGCGGGGTGCACATCTACGTCCGGATCCGGCCGGAGTGGGAGTTCACCGACGTGCGGCACGCCGCCATCGGCTTCGGCCGTGAGCTGGCGCGGCGCGACGAGCAGGTCACCACCGCGTGGTGGAAGGAGGAGCGGGGCGAGCGGATCTTCGTCGACTTCAACCAGAACAACCGCGACCGCACCATCGCCTCGGCCTACTCGCTCCGGCCGGTGCTTGGCGCGACGGTCTCCACCCCGATGACGTGGAGCGAGCTCGCCGGGGTGAGCGACCCGCGCGACTTCCACCTCTTCTCGGTGCCCGACCGCCTCGCCGACGGCGACCCGTGGGCCACCGTCGACGACGAGGCGTTCTCGCTGCAGCCCCTGCTCGACCTCTGGGAGGAGCAGGTCGCCGCTGGCGAGGGCGAGCTCAACTTCCCGCCGGACTACCCGAAGATGCCCGGGGAGCCGCCCCGGGTGCAGCCGTCGAAGAAGCGCGAGGACCACTGGGACGCCGACGGCAACCGGCTCGAGGGAGCCTGA